From Sceloporus undulatus isolate JIND9_A2432 ecotype Alabama chromosome 6, SceUnd_v1.1, whole genome shotgun sequence, one genomic window encodes:
- the LOC121935427 gene encoding zinc finger protein 501-like isoform X3 — protein sequence MAFPAAQVMFEDVAVYFSPAEWAELAEWQKDLYRAVMVENYEAVASLAGDGIRMEDEEESEGPGMKQLPIAHRKRGRKSRPSGTEKPVTRATNAIPKPQDTSLPRMPLKANPPKCPECGKSFLSNVAMTIHIRTHTGERPFKCHLCPKGFPSMGDLKRHIKTHLRKKDLPPSSASPKTKKCLTAKLQLLRQLGAAPGPKKPHICDQCGKSFSKKRDLRKHHGIHSTERPFSCLECGRSFRLKQILVAHMKVHAGERPFSCDQCGKRFIQKHHVESHQRVHTGEKPFACTTCGKRYAQKQPLISHLRVHTGERPYACGECGKTFRNQPTLTIHNRMHTGERPYRCLLCGKTCSQMQHLKSHQRVHRGEQHLLVSGDMKALALKKAREMQEKPYQCPKCEKRFRDKMIMQTHLQTHEEKTPLRCGPISSKAGPGLNMPLSVQTVMPLSLDSKSSGKGTGARQKHHQKQV from the exons GTGATGTTTGAGGACGTGGCGGTCTATTTTTCCCCAGCTGAGTGGGCAGAGCTGGCAGAATGGCAGAAGGACCTGTATCGAGCTGTTATGGTGGAGAACTACGAGGCAGTGGCCTCCTTGG CAGGAGATGGGATCAGgatggaagatgaagaagaaagcgAAGGGCCAGGAATGAAACAGCTGCCTATAGCACAccgaaagagggggaggaagtcCCGCccttccggaacggagaagccTGTGACGCGTGCCACAAATGCCATTCCCAAACCTCAGGACACTAGCCTCCCACGGATGCCGCTGAAGGCGAACCCACCCAAATGCCCCGAGTGCGGGAAGAGCTTCTTAAGCAACGTGGCCATGACCATCCACATCCGGACACACACAGGCGAGCGCCCCTTCAAGTGCCACCTCTGCCCCAAGGGTTTTCCCTCCATGGGAGACCTCAAGCGCCACATCAAGACCCACTTGCGGAAGAAGGACCTCCCGCCAAGCAGTGCCAGCCCCAAGACCAAGAAATGCCTCACCGCAAAGTTGCAGCTTCTGCGCCAGTTGGGGGCTGCCCCAGGCCCCAAGAAGCCCCACATCTGCGACCAGTGCGGGAAGAGCTTCAGCAAGAAGCGGGACTTGCGGAAACACCACGGGATCCACTCAACGGAGAGGCCCTTCTCCTGCCTGGAGTGTGGAAGAAGTTTCCGGCTGAAGCAGATCCTGGTGGCCCACATGAAGGTCCATGCTGGGGAGCGGCCTTTCTCCTGCGATCAGTGCGGGAAGCGCTTCATCCAGAAGCACCACGTGGAGAGCCACCAGCGGGTCCACACAGGCGAGAAGCCCTTCGCCTGCACCACCTGCGGGAAGCGCTATGCCCAGAAACAGCCCCTCATCAGCCACTTGCGGGTCCACACTGGAGAGCGGCCCTACGCCTGTGGCGAGTGCGGGAAGACCTTCCGGAACCAGCCGACCTTGACCATCCATAACCGGATGCACACTGGCGAGCGGCCCTATCGCTGCTTGCTGTGCGGCAAGACCTGCAGCCAGATGCAGCATCTGAAGAGCCACCAGCGGGTCCACCGCGGAGAACAACATCTCCTGGTATCTGGTGACATGAAAGCCCTGGCCTTGAAGAAAGCCCGGGAGATGCAGGAGAAACCCTACCAGTGTCCCAAGTGCGAGAAACGCTTCCGGGACAAGATGATCATGCAGACCCACCTGCAAACCCACGAGGAAAAGACTCCACTGAGATGTGGGCCCATTTCAAGCAAAGCAGGTCCTGGACTGAACATGCCTCTTTCTGTCCAGACAGTAATGCCCCTATCACTAGACTCAAAATCCTCTGGCAAAGGGACGGGTGCGAGACAGAAGCATCATCAGAAGCAGGTGTAA
- the LOC121932783 gene encoding tigger transposable element-derived protein 3-like, producing MSPKGKSQADPGSGGDQHPKRIKEEEAEEGLLEIHPKTPETPSGTLLNKSRENGPRHPVLRQNVSKLLTPESGLSNKEGQRLVCRRGPDPRTPPNFGICRPSMEEMAHWCLECGKNFDQKAELEKHQLNHTRRHSYICSDCGRSFLDHVALTTRHGTSSTGQCFSHVGCRRRPLPPSNETAVPRKERKELSLQEKVRVLEMLEGPKVSQSELAKRFGVSQPQICRIIKNKERILAEWFKNGNPGRKRKMEEKGLHGDVSLLQWFERSGGSANGMQLQEKSRLLADAVRRPPLGANLGWLSSCKPRQKIEQPPVEKPNGEAMEEECWKNTILPDILRKYDPPNVYACSEVGLLFRATPEGLASENKEEDKDRLTVLLCANMDASDKRDPLIVGKARRPSGCPGFGVPQDLLPTMYRTHHKAWMTATIFSEWLWAFNEDVKSTQRHVVLFLAPCAAHLPAELSNVKMVFMPPNPSRCHPLEQGVIQAFKCHYRRRMLTRLVVAFNGRASMSRRRLSERLTLLDAVHLAVQAWSEVCPQTITSGYQVAGFVANPSRLLAPSADVVRALGFKNQEQFKQFVSMDEGLECFGDQEGPEIQAGQEVLCETGDEPEEEEEEEEKMDSFSLVPCPTQAEVMESLAKLRRCFECHSASSNMFQAFYKLEDMVHGMFLSRMQTLRSKALSQE from the exons ATGAGTCCCAAAGGCAAGTCCCAGGCTGACCCAGGCTCAG GTGGGGATCAGCATCCAAAAAGAATCAAGGAGGAAGAAGCTGAGGAGGGACTGCTGGAGATTCATCCCAAGACGCCCGAAACTCCTAGTGGGACTTTGCTCAATAAAAGCAGAGAAAATGGACCCCGTCACCCTGTCCTTCGGCAGAACGTCTCCAAACTTCTGACGCCTGAATCTGGACTAAGCAACAAGGAAGGACAAAGGTTGGTCTGCAGAAGGGGGCCAGACCCCAGGACACCCCCTAACTTTGGGATTTGTAGACCCTCAATGGAAGAGATGGCGCACTGGTGCCTGGAATGTGGGAAGAACTTTGACCAAAAAGCAGAGTTAGAAAAGCATCAGTTGAATCACACCAGACGCCATTCATACATCTGCAGCGACTGTGGGAGAAGTTTTCTGGACCACGTGGCCCTCACCACCCGCCACGGAACATCCTCAACGGGGCAGTGCTTCAGCCACGTGGGGTGCAGGAGGAGACCCTTGCCCCCCTCGAACGAAACGGCTGTgccaaggaaggagaggaaggagctgTCCTTGCAGGAGAAAGTCCGGGTGTTGGAGATGTTAGAAGGGCCCAAAGTCTCCCAGAGCGAACTCGCCAAAAGATTCGGGGTCTCCCAGCCCCAGATCTGCCGCATCATCAAGAACAAAGAGCGCATCCTGGCCGAATGGTTCAAGAATGGCAACCCCGGGCGCAAACGCAAGATGGAGGAGAAGGGCCTGCATGGTGACGTCTCCCTTTTACAATGGTTTGAGAGGAGCGGCGGATCTGCCAACGGGATGCAATTGCAAGAGAAGTCCAGACTTTTGGCTGATGCAGTCAGGAGGCCGCCGCTGGGTGCAAATTTGGGTTGGCTGAGCAGCTGCAAACCAAGGCAGAAGATTGAGCAGCCTCCAGTAGAGAAACCGAATGGTGAAGCAATGGAGGAAGAGTGCTGGAAAAACACCATCCTCCCTGATATCCTGAGAAAGTATGATCCCCCCAATGTCTATGCTTGTAGTGAGGTTGGCCTCTTGTTCAGAGCAACCCCAGAGGGTTTGGCTTCAGAGAACAAGGAAGAAGACAAAGACAGGCTCACGGTTCTGCTCTGTGCCAACATGGACGCCTCCGATAAAAGGGACCCCCTGATTGTGGGCAAGGCGCGAAGACCGTCGGGCTGCCCAGGGTTTGGTGTCCCGCAGGACTTGCTGCCAACAATGTACAGAACCCACCACAAGGCTTGGATGACGGCCACCATTTTCAGTGAATGGCTCTGGGCTTTCAACGAAGACGTGAAAAGCACACAGAGGCACGTGGTGCTTTTCTTAGCCCCATGCGCTGCGCATCTGCCAGCTGAGCTCTCCAACGTCAAGATGGTTTTCATGCCTCCGAACCCTTCCAGATGCCATCCTCTCGAGCAAGGGGTGATCCAGGCCTTTAAGTGCCACTATCGGCGGAGAATGCTCACCCGTCTGGTCGTGGCATTCAACGGAAGAGCTTCCATGtcgaggagaaggctctctgagCGCCTGACGCTTCTGGATGCTGTGCATTTGGCTGTCCAAGCCTGGTCCGAGGTTTGCCCACAGACCATCACGAGTGGCTACCAAGTGGCTGGTTTTGTCGCAAATCCAAGCAGACTCCTGGCTCCTTCCGCAGATGTGGTTCGAGCTCTGGGGTTCAAGAACCAAGAACAGTTCAAGCAGTTTGTTTCGATGGATGAAGGGCTGGAGTGTTTTGGGGACCAAGAAGGGCCTGAGATCCAGGCGGGTCAGGAAGTTTTGTGTGAAACGGGAGACGAgccggaggaagaggaagaggaggaggagaagatggaCAGCTTCTCTTTGGTGCCCTGCCCCACTCAGGCAGAAGTCATGGAGAGTTTGGCCAAACTGAGACGCTGTTTCGAGTGCCACTCCGCATCCTCCAACATGTTCCAGGCTTTCTATAAGCTGGAGGACATGGTGCATGGGATGTTTCTGTCCAGAATGCAAACCCTAAGGTCCAAGGCCTTGAGCCAAGAATGA
- the LOC121935427 gene encoding zinc finger protein 501-like isoform X1 — protein sequence MAFPAAQVMFEDVAVYFSPAEWAELAEWQKDLYRAVMVENYEAVASLGHLAAKPELIFKIEQEDNPCLPETPETHKWRRPPSPWLAGDGIRMEDEEESEGPGMKQLPIAHRKRGRKSRPSGTEKPVTRATNAIPKPQDTSLPRMPLKANPPKCPECGKSFLSNVAMTIHIRTHTGERPFKCHLCPKGFPSMGDLKRHIKTHLRKKDLPPSSASPKTKKCLTAKLQLLRQLGAAPGPKKPHICDQCGKSFSKKRDLRKHHGIHSTERPFSCLECGRSFRLKQILVAHMKVHAGERPFSCDQCGKRFIQKHHVESHQRVHTGEKPFACTTCGKRYAQKQPLISHLRVHTGERPYACGECGKTFRNQPTLTIHNRMHTGERPYRCLLCGKTCSQMQHLKSHQRVHRGEQHLLVSGDMKALALKKAREMQEKPYQCPKCEKRFRDKMIMQTHLQTHEEKTPLRCGPISSKAGPGLNMPLSVQTVMPLSLDSKSSGKGTGARQKHHQKQV from the exons GTGATGTTTGAGGACGTGGCGGTCTATTTTTCCCCAGCTGAGTGGGCAGAGCTGGCAGAATGGCAGAAGGACCTGTATCGAGCTGTTATGGTGGAGAACTACGAGGCAGTGGCCTCCTTGG GGCATCTGGCTGCCAAACCGGAGCTCATCTTCAAGATCGAGCAAGAAGACAACCCATGCCTTCCGGAGACCCCAGAGACCCACAAGTGGAGGAGGCCCCCCAGCCCCTGGCTGG CAGGAGATGGGATCAGgatggaagatgaagaagaaagcgAAGGGCCAGGAATGAAACAGCTGCCTATAGCACAccgaaagagggggaggaagtcCCGCccttccggaacggagaagccTGTGACGCGTGCCACAAATGCCATTCCCAAACCTCAGGACACTAGCCTCCCACGGATGCCGCTGAAGGCGAACCCACCCAAATGCCCCGAGTGCGGGAAGAGCTTCTTAAGCAACGTGGCCATGACCATCCACATCCGGACACACACAGGCGAGCGCCCCTTCAAGTGCCACCTCTGCCCCAAGGGTTTTCCCTCCATGGGAGACCTCAAGCGCCACATCAAGACCCACTTGCGGAAGAAGGACCTCCCGCCAAGCAGTGCCAGCCCCAAGACCAAGAAATGCCTCACCGCAAAGTTGCAGCTTCTGCGCCAGTTGGGGGCTGCCCCAGGCCCCAAGAAGCCCCACATCTGCGACCAGTGCGGGAAGAGCTTCAGCAAGAAGCGGGACTTGCGGAAACACCACGGGATCCACTCAACGGAGAGGCCCTTCTCCTGCCTGGAGTGTGGAAGAAGTTTCCGGCTGAAGCAGATCCTGGTGGCCCACATGAAGGTCCATGCTGGGGAGCGGCCTTTCTCCTGCGATCAGTGCGGGAAGCGCTTCATCCAGAAGCACCACGTGGAGAGCCACCAGCGGGTCCACACAGGCGAGAAGCCCTTCGCCTGCACCACCTGCGGGAAGCGCTATGCCCAGAAACAGCCCCTCATCAGCCACTTGCGGGTCCACACTGGAGAGCGGCCCTACGCCTGTGGCGAGTGCGGGAAGACCTTCCGGAACCAGCCGACCTTGACCATCCATAACCGGATGCACACTGGCGAGCGGCCCTATCGCTGCTTGCTGTGCGGCAAGACCTGCAGCCAGATGCAGCATCTGAAGAGCCACCAGCGGGTCCACCGCGGAGAACAACATCTCCTGGTATCTGGTGACATGAAAGCCCTGGCCTTGAAGAAAGCCCGGGAGATGCAGGAGAAACCCTACCAGTGTCCCAAGTGCGAGAAACGCTTCCGGGACAAGATGATCATGCAGACCCACCTGCAAACCCACGAGGAAAAGACTCCACTGAGATGTGGGCCCATTTCAAGCAAAGCAGGTCCTGGACTGAACATGCCTCTTTCTGTCCAGACAGTAATGCCCCTATCACTAGACTCAAAATCCTCTGGCAAAGGGACGGGTGCGAGACAGAAGCATCATCAGAAGCAGGTGTAA
- the LOC121935427 gene encoding zinc finger protein 501-like isoform X2 gives MAFPAAQVMFEDVAVYFSPAEWAELAEWQKDLYRAVMVENYEAVASLGHLAAKPELIFKIEQEDNPCLPETPETHKWRRPPSPWLGDGIRMEDEEESEGPGMKQLPIAHRKRGRKSRPSGTEKPVTRATNAIPKPQDTSLPRMPLKANPPKCPECGKSFLSNVAMTIHIRTHTGERPFKCHLCPKGFPSMGDLKRHIKTHLRKKDLPPSSASPKTKKCLTAKLQLLRQLGAAPGPKKPHICDQCGKSFSKKRDLRKHHGIHSTERPFSCLECGRSFRLKQILVAHMKVHAGERPFSCDQCGKRFIQKHHVESHQRVHTGEKPFACTTCGKRYAQKQPLISHLRVHTGERPYACGECGKTFRNQPTLTIHNRMHTGERPYRCLLCGKTCSQMQHLKSHQRVHRGEQHLLVSGDMKALALKKAREMQEKPYQCPKCEKRFRDKMIMQTHLQTHEEKTPLRCGPISSKAGPGLNMPLSVQTVMPLSLDSKSSGKGTGARQKHHQKQV, from the exons GTGATGTTTGAGGACGTGGCGGTCTATTTTTCCCCAGCTGAGTGGGCAGAGCTGGCAGAATGGCAGAAGGACCTGTATCGAGCTGTTATGGTGGAGAACTACGAGGCAGTGGCCTCCTTGG GGCATCTGGCTGCCAAACCGGAGCTCATCTTCAAGATCGAGCAAGAAGACAACCCATGCCTTCCGGAGACCCCAGAGACCCACAAGTGGAGGAGGCCCCCCAGCCCCTGGCTGG GAGATGGGATCAGgatggaagatgaagaagaaagcgAAGGGCCAGGAATGAAACAGCTGCCTATAGCACAccgaaagagggggaggaagtcCCGCccttccggaacggagaagccTGTGACGCGTGCCACAAATGCCATTCCCAAACCTCAGGACACTAGCCTCCCACGGATGCCGCTGAAGGCGAACCCACCCAAATGCCCCGAGTGCGGGAAGAGCTTCTTAAGCAACGTGGCCATGACCATCCACATCCGGACACACACAGGCGAGCGCCCCTTCAAGTGCCACCTCTGCCCCAAGGGTTTTCCCTCCATGGGAGACCTCAAGCGCCACATCAAGACCCACTTGCGGAAGAAGGACCTCCCGCCAAGCAGTGCCAGCCCCAAGACCAAGAAATGCCTCACCGCAAAGTTGCAGCTTCTGCGCCAGTTGGGGGCTGCCCCAGGCCCCAAGAAGCCCCACATCTGCGACCAGTGCGGGAAGAGCTTCAGCAAGAAGCGGGACTTGCGGAAACACCACGGGATCCACTCAACGGAGAGGCCCTTCTCCTGCCTGGAGTGTGGAAGAAGTTTCCGGCTGAAGCAGATCCTGGTGGCCCACATGAAGGTCCATGCTGGGGAGCGGCCTTTCTCCTGCGATCAGTGCGGGAAGCGCTTCATCCAGAAGCACCACGTGGAGAGCCACCAGCGGGTCCACACAGGCGAGAAGCCCTTCGCCTGCACCACCTGCGGGAAGCGCTATGCCCAGAAACAGCCCCTCATCAGCCACTTGCGGGTCCACACTGGAGAGCGGCCCTACGCCTGTGGCGAGTGCGGGAAGACCTTCCGGAACCAGCCGACCTTGACCATCCATAACCGGATGCACACTGGCGAGCGGCCCTATCGCTGCTTGCTGTGCGGCAAGACCTGCAGCCAGATGCAGCATCTGAAGAGCCACCAGCGGGTCCACCGCGGAGAACAACATCTCCTGGTATCTGGTGACATGAAAGCCCTGGCCTTGAAGAAAGCCCGGGAGATGCAGGAGAAACCCTACCAGTGTCCCAAGTGCGAGAAACGCTTCCGGGACAAGATGATCATGCAGACCCACCTGCAAACCCACGAGGAAAAGACTCCACTGAGATGTGGGCCCATTTCAAGCAAAGCAGGTCCTGGACTGAACATGCCTCTTTCTGTCCAGACAGTAATGCCCCTATCACTAGACTCAAAATCCTCTGGCAAAGGGACGGGTGCGAGACAGAAGCATCATCAGAAGCAGGTGTAA